One genomic segment of Helianthus annuus cultivar XRQ/B chromosome 14, HanXRQr2.0-SUNRISE, whole genome shotgun sequence includes these proteins:
- the LOC110907234 gene encoding uncharacterized protein LOC110907234, translating into MKGRSTTEAIHILRRLIEKYRAKKQDLHMVFIDLEKAYDIVPRQLIWDSLEGRGLSGNVCAPVGDTNFFPVELGLHQGSALSLFLFAVVLDELSKLIQETVPWRMLSADNIVLITETKQCLNMRVEEWRVALEGKGLRISYSKTEYLHCDFSGVADDDDTQITIED; encoded by the exons ATGAAAGGGAGGTCAACTACAGAAGCAATACATATTCTAAGGAGATTGATAGAAAAATATAGAGCGAAGAAGCAAGATTTACATATGGTGTTCATCGACCTTGAAAAGGCATATGACATTGTCCCACGTCAACTGATTTGGGATAGTTTGGAGGGTCGAGGGCTATCTGGGAA TGTCTGCGCGCCTGTAGGGGATACAAACTTCTTTCCTGTGGAGCTAGGACTCCACCAAGGGTCTGCGTTGAGTCTCTTTCTTTTTGCGGTGGTCTTGGATGAGTTATCCAAGTTGATCCAGGAGACAGTTCCGTGGCGCATGCTTTCTGCAGACAATATTGTGTTGATTACAGAAACTAAACAGTGCCTGAACATGAGGGTAGAGGAGTGGCGAGTCGCTCTAGAGGGCAAGGGCTTAAGGATTAGTTATTCTAAGACCGAGTATTTACACTGTGATTTCAGTGGTGTAGCCGATGACGATGACACCCAAATTACCATTGAGGATTAA